From Synoicihabitans lomoniglobus, the proteins below share one genomic window:
- a CDS encoding sodium:solute symporter family transporter — MTSYDLAVLGLYFVFMLTISWVFRHFVSDVGSYFRSGGQVLWWMAGGSAFMVSFSAWTFTGAASRAYLDGWPILIIFIANAVGFFLNAAYFGPKMRQLRVITSMEAVRQRFGRGSEQTFTWIVLPLQMMSAGIWLYGMGVFFAAAFGFDVRTTIVVTGVCVLLMSLVGGSWAVIASDFVQVLILIPITVITAVLAVAHAGGLDVVVEKLSTTSLNMDKLFTDDFLLFWCVAIFLKQFLSTNNLNDASRYLCVKDSNHARKAGLLAGFLFLGGVVFWFLPPMVQSLDPTDLGTVFPSLGKPAEGAYFAIARTVFPVGMMGLLAAGIFAATMSSMDSGLNRNAGIFVKNLYQPLLRPHASDRELLTVGKSMTVALGLMVIGIAIFYSQIKGLSLFELMLKFQILVSLPYVVPLVLGLIIRRTPGWAGWSTLIVCFAVSYLTTTYLDAEWAVAQFGSTDGINTWERQNWEQGIGVFTITAAGVLWFLFCRRFYKGQSDAQKADIETFSRNLDKPVDYAAEESAPASDNKQARLMGWLCIPYGGVVILMAFIPNPFLGRMAFIFCGATVTIIGTFLVRQSRAASSN; from the coding sequence ATGACCTCATACGACCTCGCAGTTTTAGGCCTCTACTTTGTTTTCATGCTCACGATCAGCTGGGTCTTCCGGCATTTCGTTTCCGACGTTGGAAGTTACTTTCGCAGTGGCGGCCAAGTGTTGTGGTGGATGGCGGGAGGCTCCGCCTTCATGGTGTCCTTCAGCGCCTGGACTTTCACCGGCGCGGCAAGTCGTGCGTATCTCGATGGTTGGCCGATCCTTATAATATTTATCGCCAACGCGGTGGGGTTTTTCCTCAACGCGGCATATTTCGGCCCCAAAATGCGGCAACTGCGGGTCATCACTTCCATGGAAGCCGTCCGACAGCGATTCGGCCGCGGTAGTGAACAGACGTTCACGTGGATCGTGCTGCCGCTGCAAATGATGAGCGCCGGCATCTGGCTCTACGGCATGGGGGTCTTTTTCGCCGCAGCCTTCGGCTTTGATGTGCGCACAACCATCGTGGTTACCGGAGTCTGCGTGCTGCTGATGTCGCTCGTGGGTGGCAGCTGGGCGGTGATTGCCAGCGATTTTGTGCAGGTGTTGATCCTCATTCCCATCACGGTGATCACCGCGGTGTTGGCGGTCGCCCACGCGGGTGGCCTGGACGTGGTGGTTGAAAAACTCAGCACGACTTCGCTCAACATGGACAAGTTGTTCACCGACGACTTTCTCCTGTTTTGGTGCGTGGCGATTTTCCTGAAACAGTTTCTGTCCACCAACAACCTCAACGACGCATCGCGCTATCTCTGCGTCAAGGACAGCAATCACGCCCGCAAAGCCGGTTTGCTCGCCGGATTTCTTTTTCTGGGCGGCGTGGTCTTCTGGTTCCTGCCGCCCATGGTGCAGTCGCTGGACCCCACCGATCTGGGCACGGTTTTCCCGAGCTTGGGCAAGCCGGCCGAAGGAGCCTACTTTGCCATCGCCCGCACGGTTTTCCCCGTCGGCATGATGGGGCTGCTCGCCGCCGGTATTTTCGCCGCGACCATGTCATCCATGGACTCGGGCTTGAACCGCAATGCGGGGATTTTCGTCAAGAATCTCTACCAACCGTTGCTGCGACCTCACGCCAGTGACCGGGAATTGCTCACGGTCGGCAAGTCCATGACCGTCGCGCTGGGTTTGATGGTGATCGGCATCGCCATCTTTTACAGCCAGATCAAGGGACTGTCGCTCTTCGAGCTGATGCTGAAATTCCAGATTTTGGTCAGCCTGCCCTACGTGGTTCCATTGGTGCTCGGTCTGATCATTCGTCGCACCCCCGGCTGGGCCGGTTGGTCGACGCTGATCGTGTGTTTCGCCGTGAGTTACCTCACCACCACCTACCTGGATGCGGAATGGGCCGTCGCCCAGTTCGGCTCCACCGACGGCATCAACACGTGGGAGCGTCAAAACTGGGAACAAGGTATCGGGGTCTTCACCATCACCGCCGCCGGCGTGTTGTGGTTCTTGTTCTGCCGCCGCTTTTACAAAGGTCAAAGTGACGCGCAAAAAGCCGACATCGAAACATTCTCCCGCAATCTCGACAAACCAGTTGATTACGCGGCCGAAGAAAGTGCACCGGCTTCGGACAACAAGCAGGCCCGTTTGATGGGCTGGTTGTGCATTCCCTACGGCGGCGTGGTCATCTTGATGGCCTTTATTCCCAATCCGTTTCTGGGCCGTATGGCGTTTATTTTCTGCGGCGCCACCGTCACGATCATCGGCACGTTCCTGGTGCGCCAATCCCGCGCCGCATCGTCGAATTAG
- a CDS encoding class I mannose-6-phosphate isomerase — protein MANYRDKVVLLPPNRVWRSYTGGALLDQISGASTPADNHFPEDWIGSLTRAISPGREEIAEGISTAIVDEQSCDFGTLLASDPDYFLGADHVAKHGPSPMLLIKFLDPAIRLHFQCHPSQEFARRVLNSPSGKTEAYHILRTRPEESAPFIYVGFQRPPDPADLKRWIETQDIAAIEACFDKIPVKRGDTFLIPGGVPHALGPGVFMVEIQEPTDFVARYEFQRGGYELPEAARFMGRDVDFGVSLIDFMPRPLSAIETHSRCGPRDRQERGPASWQETLIGPDQTPCFRVGRTCFADPITKAEDSFYIGIVTAGSLELHVGDQSLQLNTYDKFFCPAGLESLELRPHGNAEILECYPPL, from the coding sequence ATGGCAAACTACCGAGACAAAGTCGTGTTGCTGCCGCCGAACCGAGTGTGGCGTTCCTACACCGGTGGGGCGTTACTCGACCAGATTTCCGGAGCGAGCACTCCTGCCGACAATCACTTTCCGGAAGACTGGATCGGCTCCCTCACCCGCGCGATCTCGCCCGGACGCGAAGAGATCGCCGAGGGAATTTCCACGGCCATCGTGGACGAGCAATCGTGCGATTTCGGGACGCTGCTGGCCTCCGATCCCGATTACTTTCTCGGCGCTGATCACGTGGCGAAACACGGCCCGAGCCCGATGCTGTTGATCAAATTTCTCGATCCGGCCATCCGCCTGCACTTCCAGTGTCATCCCTCGCAGGAATTCGCCCGCCGGGTGCTGAATTCGCCCAGCGGTAAAACCGAGGCCTACCACATTCTCCGCACCCGTCCGGAAGAATCCGCCCCCTTCATTTACGTGGGCTTCCAACGTCCGCCCGACCCGGCCGACTTGAAGCGCTGGATCGAAACCCAGGACATCGCCGCGATTGAAGCCTGCTTTGACAAAATCCCGGTTAAACGGGGCGACACCTTTCTGATCCCCGGCGGCGTGCCGCACGCCCTCGGTCCGGGCGTATTCATGGTTGAGATACAAGAGCCGACCGACTTCGTCGCGCGTTATGAGTTTCAGCGCGGCGGTTACGAACTGCCGGAAGCGGCCCGGTTCATGGGGCGGGACGTCGATTTCGGCGTGTCCTTGATCGATTTCATGCCCCGCCCCCTGTCAGCCATCGAGACGCACTCCCGCTGTGGGCCGCGCGACCGTCAAGAGCGGGGCCCCGCTTCCTGGCAGGAGACGCTTATCGGCCCCGATCAGACGCCGTGCTTCCGGGTGGGTCGCACCTGCTTCGCCGATCCCATCACCAAGGCCGAGGACTCATTTTACATCGGTATCGTCACTGCCGGTTCACTCGAACTGCACGTCGGCGACCAGTCCCTTCAACTCAACACCTACGACAAGTTCTTTTGCCCG